The stretch of DNA CCGAACACGAGAGAAACAGAATGGTGTATGGAAGGAGAATCACTTGAGATGcacgaagacacacacacacacacacacacagccgccCGTGTCCGGCAGAGTCTTGTTGAGTGAGCggcgtggggggaggggaggggccgctgccactgctccGCCAAGCCGCCAGGTTACTCCCGACGCAcctggagaggaggggggaacggGTGCACCTCTCACTGATCTATTAGCGTGCGAGCGGTGACGAGGAACGAGAACAAAAATGCAGGGGCTCTGTAGTGCTGGTTCGTGTCTAACAAATAATAAGGGCTTgttccacacacgcagaatGTACGCGAGAGGCACCCTGCAAAATGGCCTCTtgctgagagagaaagaatcACGTGTGTGAACGAAGCGAAGATAGGGCACAGCGTCGCACTTCTACGGGAAAGTGGTTCTCTTTATGCTCTTGACGTGGATCTTGACCCAAATccagaaaaaaagcacaccGAAAGCTTCGAAGAAGATGCTCGCTACAAACAGGGAGGAGAGTTGGAGGAAGCAAGTGAAGCTCTAGAAAAGGGGCGACCcggagaagagaaagttGATGATTGCTTTCTGCATTCAGTTTTGCGTGTTCTTTTTTCGCTTGATGCCTCAACCTGGGCATGACggttgtgcgtgcgtgtgtgtgtggcgcaaGCGTCGAGTCGTGaacgaggggggagaaagggggaaagaagagaaccATGGGTGGAGGTGATTATTTGGCGGCACATAATCTGGAATGCGCAGATAGCAGCCGTTGCTCACGAGCCTTCGCGCTCGATTGCAGCTATTTCTACGAAGCCTTCAGCACACGAGAGCCAAAGCACACGCAGTTGGTGTATCGATCGAGGCAACCGCTTGTTTCGAACTGTGGCTGTTAGCCCACGATGCAAAACCCAGTTGTTCATCGCGAAGCCACCGGTAAGCCTTTACAACTCTGCGCTTCACAGACCTTTCCCCAACCACCTCTACCCATGCTAGGCtgttctctgtgtgtggtaTTCTTTTCCAGCTCTTTCGATAAAAGGTGTGGCAATCAAACTGGGGTTTGAAGGGGTGGGGCAACATGCGTATGTAACGAGATGCAAAATTCGCACAATAACAAAACGAATCCAAGAATTAAAAGGACGGGGGCAACTGGGAGAGACGAGAAAACACGAGATGCATGGGGCTTACTCTGCGAACTGGGAAAGGGGGCAAACAAAATGGGAACAGTAGCAAGCACCATCTTCTCGTCTGGGCCCGAAAGCAAATTGGGGCGCCGACCCCAATTTGCTGTGAAAAAGTGTTCAAGTTGCGCCCTGATAAGAACacagcggggggaggggtgccaACGTCAAGCTTTTTGATATTGGCTTCGTCTTCCACTTGCTTGCTCTGGCACCTGGTTGGCACGATGAGTACACACGGAGCTCATGATACCATGCAATATcactcatcaccaccacgccaCACAGTAatcgctgccttctcttcaccctcccccctccacttttttctttgcctcggCACGACGGCAGTTCTTGGGATGCACGACTGCCTCTCgctggggaggagaggggggtgggaaAGGAGGGTGTGCCTGCCCCCTCGTCCTGCTCCATAAACGCACAAACGGCAACGGTAGCCTTTGAGCCTCCAGCACTAAAAGGACGGCGAAGGGGATTCGCACATCCCAATGCGTGGGCCATGCGAAAACAACCGGGCGGAAaggaaggcggcggcggggagagaagggcggcgTCGACAGATGATGgggcgaagagggggtgTTCCTCTACAAAAGCATGTAGTGGGTGATGTAGATCGGCCCGCCGATGGTCAGCGCCACAGTGACCAGGACAGAAATCACCATAATTACCTTCTCTGCAGGCTCTAAGTCGCCAAATGCAATCTCCGGGCCCAGACGCTTGATGAAGCGATAGATCGGGTTGTGCTGCCTCACGGTGGCTGTTGGCACTTCGGTATAGTGCTTGGAAGCATCCGGTGGCGGGTACGGCCTCCGGTTGCGGTGGACAGTTGTGGCTGTGGTGTACATTTCCGAATTCCTCGCCCTTGAGCCACGGAGTGTCGCCTTCAATAGAATACAGGGCTGCAGAGAGCGTGAGAGGTTAGTCTTCTGAAGCTGCGCTTGAGGAATATGCTATGATGTTAGGACTGCGTAGCCAAAATTGGGCTGCTTTGGCCCCTTTTTCTATTCTGCTGAGATCCATAAAAGATCACTTGGGgtgcggtgtgcgcgtgaAGGGGCAGCGGAAAGAGCAGAGGACTACGATGAAGACGAGTGAAGATGGATGACGGTACGCAGCAGTACATAATACGCACACAAACTATTAAAGCATTCGGGAAAGCCGTCAACCCCACGCCTGCCCTAAGAGACAGCGATTCTCGTGGAGCCGTTGGGCAGCAAACGTGTGCGGCACACCTTCACGATGGCAGTGGTtggggagaggaaagcgcgAGGGGCACCGCGAAGAGGTCTTATGGCGGCAAACCCAGTGGGCTGGTACCCTCATCTTCCTTCACCTTGTGTTCTCGCGAAAGCGCTCCTCCCTACCGCTTCTCAAATAGGATTTTCTCTTTTCAGCATCACCACTCTGCCATACAGCATGGCCCACCTCCACTCTACCACGGTCCCGCcgcaggcccatcgcgcagcCCCGAccagccgcagacacacgaGCCGCGGCAAcgcgccgacccagccatCACAGCACAGCCCCTGCCCCAGGCAcctcacaccaccacaccccgCAAGCTGCCTCGCACATCCCCCGGGGCGGCCCGGGCACccccaccagcaggcagcgagggccagGCGAGACACGTCCGGGTTGCACCGGCCCCCACGCGTCGCTGGCCCTGGGCTCTGCCAGCGCTCGGGGCGGCTCGCCAtgagcggggaggggggctgccggACTGCCCCGCAGAGAGGGCGCCGGGCTCTGCGATACCACGCGCCGAGGCGTGTCCCCCCGTCAGCAGGGCTCTCGCTTGATACGGGGAAAAAATAGCCCGGTCCTTGCCGCGTATGCCTTCCAATCAGCGTGACGACTCATCCGGATGTCCTTGCATACCATCGAGGGAAGAAATAAACCCGTCCAGATCGTCAGCAAGATCACCCACGAGCTCGTGTGACCCGACACGAAGGCAAACGACCCGTAGATCATTACCTCACCAAGGTAGTTGGGGTTCCGTGTGCGGGCAAAGAAGCCGTCCTTAATCAGACCTTTGCGCTCTCGCAGCACAAAGTACTTTTGGGTGTCTGCCCCCGTCATAATGACGAGGCCGACAGCGTACATCACTGTCGCGGCGCAGAGAGCGACGTTCGATCGCTCTGTGCCTCGCATTATGGCGTTGTAGGCAATAACCCAGTAAGGGCCAAGCACCGCTATGAAGGAAGTCATGGCTCCCCCGATGGTCACCATCGTCTCCCACCGTGGATCCGGGAAGACCAGGTGCTTCAGGTACCAGCAGAGCCCGTAGCTGCCGTGCAGGGCGGTGTAAGTCATCGCAGTCGCGGAGAAGTTTCCAGACCTCCACATCATACCACTGCAGACCAAAAGTGTCATGCATTTTTGAAAGTTGATGACGTGAGCAAACTTAATGCACCGTGGTCCACCAAGGAAGGCGATGGAGAGGTGGTCAAGTACATTCATCCATTTCCGCACACAGCGTTGAAACAGAGACCCCGGCGCGGGACTCCTCGGCTCCTTCGGTGCAGTGCCTGACTGAGGCCTAGCACAGTCTTGCGCGGACATGGCAAAAGCCTACCGTTCAAATCAATATCCCTAAGAAAATGACGAATAAAAAGAATCTGCGAAGAGCAGAAGCGCGAGGGTGTCCTTGTCAGATCCTCTGTGTGTTTTGGGGGGGATGGATCTAGCAGTGTCTGCAAGCGATTTCAGCAGGGCAGCGACAGAACTGTAAAATACAAATTCGCTACGTCTTGGCCGTTTGCGCAGGCCGGAAGGATACAAAACAATAAACAAGAGAGTAACAGTGAGGAGCGAGTGAGTTCAGCAGGGGTTTAACTGCGGTTGCCGTGCAACCGCGCGAAGATCGCGCACGACCCTCCAGACCAAAGGGCAGGAgcgcgatgcagcggcggagtATATGTACTCCCATCCAAAGCAGCAAATagaaaaacagagagtgCTTTGATCGCCTAGCTGTCTTGAGTAACGGAGAAAAAGATGTGGTGATAGAACACGATCCTCTTTGGTCTCTGTAGAAAAAATGACGGCGGAAAGTTGTACTCATGGCGACTCGAGTAAAGgcctcagcagcacctgctgtTGCAACGCCTGCGTCCAGTGTGTGAATCGGCTATACAGCGCTACCAAAGCCGTCTTTGATGTGCCTGAGAAGAACATTCGTCATCTGCTCTCGATCGCTGATGTCGTTGAGCTCGTCGTGGAGGGCCTTTAAGCCGCTGCCACGCTCCATGAATGAGGACAGCGCATAGTCTTTCCCAATCCGGTGGTCCGTCACGCGATTCTGCGGGTAATTGTACGTTCGCATCCTGTCAGAGCGCTCCCCGCTGCTCCATTGGTTCTGCCAAGCTTTGTGCAGAGAGCTATTCTGCTCCTTCACACGCCGTGCCAGAATCTGCTGCGCTACCATCTGCAATGCAAGCTCTTTGTTTCCAAGAGCCGAGCGGCATTGGTGACACTTGACAGATATACCAGAGGGCTTGTGCGTAAGCACCACACAGTTGGAGCTGCTCTGCATGCCTTGTCCGCCGGGGCCAGAGCCGCGAACGAAGTCGATCTTGCAGTCGCTCTCGTGAACATCAACCGACACTGGATCCAGCACCGGCATCAGCGTGAAAACCGCGGTGGATGTCTGCATCTTCCCTGTGGCGTCCGTCACCGGTACACGCTGCACCTTGTGCACGCCGATCTCGTGGTGCATGTTTCGATAGACTCCCTCCCCACGAACCTGAAACTCGTTCGAGCTGCAGGCTTCACTGCCGTCGTCCATAGCCACTGGGCAAACCTCCCACTTGCAGAACTCCATCGCATACGTGCGGTACATTTCCGCCAGCTCTGCTGCAAACAGGCTCGCCTCTTCGCCACCAGCCTTCCCTTCAACGTTGATATTCCAAACGCTCGTTGCGGACCCTATCATATCATCAGACCCAATCCGGCGCTCCATCACCGCATTAATCTCACCCTCCAGCAAGCGGAGCTGGTCCGTGAGCGTGGCGATGTCCTCCTTGGTCATGTCGAGCATCTCATCATCTCCCTCACTGCGCGCGTCCTTGGACTGTAGCTGATCCCGCAGTGCCACATTCTCATCCAGCTGTCGAAGCAAAATACACACCTTCTCCGCGACATCGAGTTCGTCACGGTACTTGGTATTCCACCGCACAGAGTCAAACGCAGAGCCATCCGCGCAATTGACAAGGGCATTAGCTTTTGTGTCCCTCACAGATTCCTCGCACCACTTTTCCAGCTCAACCCGCTTCTCATGAAGGCGGATCAGGTACTCAGTAACGAGAGGGTGGTGAATGGAACCGATCAGCGCGCGTGTATTCTCCTTGAGAGCCCAGTCGCAATAGTTGGCTTTCACGGCAGACAGCTTTTTGACGCCGCCCTGTGTGCCGCCAGCTCCGAACAGCAACCGCGCCGTCCACCATAGCATTCACTCGGTGAAGCTCCAGACTGCGCAAGTCGAAGAGACGTGCTGTATGGCTGTATACCTAACAacacgaagaagagagcgatcAAGATGGAGAAAGTGTCACACACAAGGTTCCTCCAGGAAGAGAGATCGAAAGCATAACAGTGGAGCGCAAAAGGGTGTCCCTCAAAGTAAAGTGAAGCAGGACCGAGAAGGGAGCCATCCATGAGACCGTCTCTGGTGTCTGCCACTCTTGCGCTCGCTGTACACCGAACGCGCGAGCAGCGTGGGCCCTTAGTTTGGCTCACAAACGTTTCACACCCACG from Leishmania panamensis strain MHOM/PA/94/PSC-1 chromosome 25 sequence encodes:
- a CDS encoding hypothetical protein (TriTrypDB/GeneDB-style sysID: LpmP.25.1490), yielding MSAQDCARPQSGTAPKEPRSPAPGSLFQRCVRKWMNVLDHLSIAFLGGPRCIKFAHVINFQKCMTLLVCSGMMWRSGNFSATAMTYTALHGSYGLCWYLKHLVFPDPRWETMVTIGGAMTSFIAVLGPYWVIAYNAIMRGTERSNVALCAATVMYAVGLVIMTGADTQKYFVLRERKGLIKDGFFARTRNPNYLGEVMIYGSFAFVSGHTSSWVILLTIWTGLFLPSMVCKDIRMSRHADWKAYAARTGLFFPRIKREPC
- a CDS encoding peptide chain release factor-like protein (TriTrypDB/GeneDB-style sysID: LpmP.25.1500), which translates into the protein MLWWTARLLFGAGGTQGGVKKLSAVKANYCDWALKENTRALIGSIHHPLVTEYLIRLHEKRVELEKWCEESVRDTKANALVNCADGSAFDSVRWNTKYRDELDVAEKVCILLRQLDENVALRDQLQSKDARSEGDDEMLDMTKEDIATLTDQLRLLEGEINAVMERRIGSDDMIGSATSVWNINVEGKAGGEEASLFAAELAEMYRTYAMEFCKWEVCPVAMDDGSEACSSNEFQVRGEGVYRNMHHEIGVHKVQRVPVTDATGKMQTSTAVFTLMPVLDPVSVDVHESDCKIDFVRGSGPGGQGMQSSSNCVVLTHKPSGISVKCHQCRSALGNKELALQMVAQQILARRVKEQNSSLHKAWQNQWSSGERSDRMRTYNYPQNRVTDHRIGKDYALSSFMERGSGLKALHDELNDISDREQMTNVLLRHIKDGFGSAV